The following are encoded together in the Acidovorax sp. KKS102 genome:
- the murD gene encoding UDP-N-acetylmuramoyl-L-alanine--D-glutamate ligase produces MQAPLPAEPAEPAALAALAVPEANPQQDVAATGSEATDAAPAAKSTSTAWNPEAVPAVSAAKAAADFVAQIFAEVSAPEPGAADSADVAETAEADESTTPDVPAGPAREGVANLLQDQHILILGLGASGMAMARWCVRCGAQVTVADTRAAPPQLPALQQELPQVRFVSGAFDASLVQGQDMHAVYRSPGLSPEAVAPVLEAARANNISAGGELSLYATALAALRASHAYAPAVLAITGTNGKTTVTSLTGQLVERSGKRVAVAGNIGPTLLDTLAEHLDSGTLPDVWVLELSSFQLDGVNGGEGGFEPTAATVLNITQDHLDWHGSIEAYAAAKARIFGQTGWMILNREDPAVMGMLPPPVKVKLQKPQVRAHITFGGDMPRRPGDFGIEVVSGMPWLVRAMDADETRKRGRNEVEEDLHIQRLMPADALRIRGRHNATNALAALALATAAGCPLAPMLYGLREYRGEPHRVEPVAIIHGVEYFDDSKGTNVGATAAALVGLGTERRLVVILGGEGKGQDFAPLAAPVARYARAVVLIGRDAPLIRAALQDAGVPLLDAGTLPEAVALAAQRAHSGDAVLMSPACASFDMFKDYEHRAHVFCETVRAMADDAGQSAEGMQ; encoded by the coding sequence ATGCAGGCCCCTTTGCCCGCAGAGCCCGCAGAGCCCGCAGCGCTCGCAGCGCTCGCAGTGCCTGAGGCGAATCCGCAGCAGGATGTTGCCGCGACAGGCAGCGAGGCCACAGACGCTGCGCCCGCAGCCAAAAGCACCAGCACCGCCTGGAACCCCGAGGCCGTGCCGGCCGTCTCCGCCGCGAAGGCAGCGGCGGACTTTGTGGCGCAGATCTTTGCCGAGGTGTCCGCCCCCGAGCCGGGCGCTGCGGACAGCGCGGACGTTGCCGAGACCGCTGAGGCCGACGAGTCCACCACGCCCGATGTGCCTGCAGGCCCGGCGCGCGAAGGCGTGGCGAACCTGCTGCAAGACCAGCACATCCTGATCCTGGGCCTGGGCGCCTCGGGCATGGCGATGGCCCGCTGGTGTGTGCGTTGTGGTGCGCAGGTCACCGTGGCTGACACACGCGCTGCCCCGCCGCAACTGCCTGCGCTGCAGCAGGAGCTGCCCCAGGTGCGTTTTGTGTCGGGCGCATTCGATGCCAGCCTGGTGCAGGGGCAGGACATGCATGCGGTCTATCGTTCGCCAGGGCTGAGCCCCGAGGCGGTTGCTCCTGTTTTGGAAGCGGCTCGTGCAAACAACATCAGCGCTGGCGGTGAGTTGAGCCTGTATGCCACGGCCTTGGCTGCGCTGCGTGCATCGCACGCGTATGCCCCCGCCGTGCTGGCCATCACCGGTACCAACGGCAAGACCACGGTGACCTCGCTCACCGGCCAACTGGTGGAGCGCTCGGGCAAACGCGTGGCCGTGGCCGGCAACATCGGTCCGACCCTGCTCGACACACTGGCAGAACACCTGGATTCCGGCACCTTGCCCGATGTGTGGGTGCTGGAGCTGTCGAGTTTTCAGCTCGATGGCGTGAATGGGGGTGAAGGCGGCTTCGAGCCCACAGCCGCCACGGTGCTCAACATCACGCAGGACCATCTGGACTGGCACGGCAGCATCGAGGCCTACGCTGCGGCCAAGGCTCGCATCTTTGGCCAGACGGGCTGGATGATCCTGAACCGCGAAGACCCTGCGGTGATGGGCATGCTGCCGCCGCCCGTCAAGGTCAAGCTGCAAAAGCCGCAGGTGCGCGCGCACATCACTTTTGGTGGCGACATGCCCCGGCGTCCGGGCGACTTCGGCATTGAGGTGGTCAGCGGCATGCCCTGGCTGGTGCGCGCCATGGACGCCGACGAAACCCGCAAGCGTGGCCGCAACGAGGTCGAAGAGGACCTGCATATCCAGCGGCTCATGCCGGCGGATGCGCTGCGCATCCGGGGGCGCCACAACGCCACCAACGCCTTGGCGGCGCTGGCGCTGGCCACAGCAGCGGGTTGCCCGCTGGCGCCCATGCTGTACGGCCTGCGCGAGTACCGGGGCGAGCCGCACCGCGTGGAACCCGTGGCCATCATCCATGGCGTGGAATATTTTGACGACAGCAAGGGCACCAACGTAGGCGCCACGGCGGCAGCGCTGGTGGGGTTGGGCACGGAGCGGCGTCTGGTGGTCATTCTGGGCGGAGAAGGCAAGGGGCAGGACTTTGCGCCCCTGGCCGCTCCCGTCGCCCGCTACGCACGTGCGGTGGTGCTGATCGGCCGCGACGCACCGCTGATCCGCGCTGCGCTCCAGGACGCCGGCGTGCCGCTGCTCGATGCGGGCACCTTGCCTGAGGCCGTCGCACTGGCAGCGCAGCGCGCCCATTCTGGCGACGCGGTGCTGATGTCGCCCGCCTGCGCCAGCTTCGACATGTTCAAGGACTACGAGCATCGCGCCCACGTCTTTTGCGAGACCGTGCGGGCGATGGCTGACGATGCGGGCCAGTCGGCGGAGGGCATGCAATGA
- the ftsW gene encoding putative lipid II flippase FtsW — MTAPASTLLQRVTGWFGGLPGKAADVLPVRVGGTEYRQSSSTPASVLGFDQALLWVVVALLAWGLVMVYSASIAMPDNPRFANYASTHFLTRHMMYLVVGFVAALLAFQVPMALWERVAPWLFIVALLMLVAVLIPGVGKVVNGARRWLSIGPVGFQPSEVAKFAVLIYAADYMVRKMEVKERFFRAVLPMGAAVAIVGVLLLAEPDMGAFMVVAVIAMGILFLGGVNARMFFLIAGVLVGAFALMIASSPWRRERVFAYLDPFSEQHALGKGYQLSHSLIAIGRGEVFGVGLGGSVEKLHWLPEAHTDFLMAVIGEEFGLVGVVALIILFLWMTRRIMHIGRQAIALDRVFSGLVAQGVAIWIGFQAFINMGVNLGALPTKGLTLPLMSFGGSAILMNLVALAVVLRVDYENKLLMRGGRV; from the coding sequence ATGACAGCCCCCGCCAGCACCTTGCTCCAACGCGTGACCGGCTGGTTCGGTGGCCTGCCCGGCAAGGCGGCCGACGTGTTGCCCGTGCGTGTGGGCGGCACCGAGTACCGCCAGTCGTCCAGCACGCCCGCGAGTGTGCTGGGCTTTGACCAAGCCCTGCTCTGGGTGGTGGTGGCGCTGCTGGCCTGGGGACTGGTGATGGTCTATTCGGCGTCGATTGCCATGCCGGACAACCCGCGCTTTGCTAACTACGCGTCCACCCATTTCCTGACCCGCCACATGATGTATCTGGTGGTGGGCTTTGTGGCGGCGCTGCTGGCGTTCCAGGTGCCCATGGCGCTGTGGGAGCGCGTGGCACCCTGGTTGTTCATTGTGGCCCTGCTCATGCTGGTGGCGGTGCTGATTCCTGGCGTGGGCAAGGTGGTCAACGGCGCGCGCCGTTGGCTGTCCATCGGGCCGGTGGGCTTCCAGCCGTCCGAGGTGGCCAAGTTTGCGGTGCTGATCTATGCCGCCGACTACATGGTGCGCAAGATGGAGGTGAAGGAGCGCTTCTTCCGCGCCGTGCTGCCCATGGGCGCTGCGGTGGCCATCGTCGGCGTGCTGCTGCTGGCCGAGCCCGATATGGGCGCCTTCATGGTGGTGGCCGTGATTGCCATGGGCATCCTGTTCCTCGGCGGTGTGAATGCCCGCATGTTCTTCCTGATTGCTGGCGTGCTGGTCGGTGCCTTTGCGTTGATGATCGCCAGCTCGCCCTGGCGTCGCGAGCGCGTGTTTGCATACCTGGACCCCTTCAGCGAACAGCATGCGCTGGGCAAGGGCTACCAGTTGTCGCACTCGCTGATCGCCATCGGGCGGGGCGAGGTGTTTGGCGTGGGGCTGGGCGGCAGCGTGGAGAAGCTGCACTGGCTGCCTGAGGCGCACACCGACTTTCTGATGGCCGTGATCGGCGAAGAGTTTGGCCTCGTGGGGGTGGTGGCGCTCATCATCCTGTTCCTGTGGATGACCCGCCGCATCATGCACATCGGTCGGCAGGCCATTGCGCTGGACCGGGTGTTCTCCGGCCTCGTCGCACAGGGCGTGGCGATCTGGATCGGCTTCCAGGCCTTCATCAACATGGGCGTGAACCTGGGCGCGCTGCCGACCAAGGGGCTCAC